From Mytilus edulis chromosome 8, xbMytEdul2.2, whole genome shotgun sequence, one genomic window encodes:
- the LOC139486453 gene encoding leucine-rich repeat-containing protein 74A-like: MLHKNRTIIDLNIAENLIGTEGVRAIADVLHVNHKITSLDISGSGLVDTDALVLADILQNAPCLRELILSHNKFCGEGGMILGSAIAMNDTLRMLDLSWNHLRGKGAMAIVAALQKNIGLRKLDISWNGYGKDECFILSHALQENTTLKELDISNNRLNKEAIKHLLDGIQNGDGLETLRIRGNPVSPELALAIIKVIKESENCRIQQLDMGDIDVNEDFVSLVDDITMYRPFEVLYSNVLKHGGLQKREVEGIDYNVNMVDELFKYMHENNYRVIDLMKWLDKDGSMSVSRDEFKQGMKTAQFPLTEFQLDKMVDELDMDGDGEVDFSKLEKMFENYLQAKGYSGGE; the protein is encoded by the exons ATGCTCCATAAAAATAGAACTATCATTGATCTC aatatagCAGAGAATTTAATTGGTACAGAAGGAGTACGTGCAATAGCAGACGTGTTACATgttaatcataaaattacctCATTAGATATATCAG gaaGTGGTTTAGTAGATACAGATGCACTCGTGCTAGCGGATATTTTGCAA AACGCTCCATGTTTACGTGAATTAATTCTTAGCCATAATAAGTTTTGCGGTGAAGGAGGGATGATTTTAGGATCCGCAATAG CTATGAACGATACCTTAAGAATGTTAGATTTGAGTTGGAATCATCTTAGAGGTAAAGGTGCCATGGCCATAGTAGCAGCATTACAG aaaaatattggTCTACGCAAACTAGATATTTCATGGAATGGTTATGGCAAAGATGAATGTTTTATTCTGAGTCATGCGCTGCAAGAAAATACAACACTGAAGGAACTTGATATATCCAATAACCGACTGAATAAGGAAGCCATAAAACACCTTTTAGATGGAATACAAAATGGAGACGGTCTGGAAACTCTACGT ATACGAGGTAATCCTGTTTCACCGGAACTAGCACTTGCcataataaaagtaataaaagagTCCGAGAATTGCCGGATACAGCAGTTGGACATGGGG GACATTGACGTCAACGAAGATTTTGTGTCCCTTGTGGATGATATAACTATGTACCGGCCCTTTGAAGTATTATATTCAAACGTTTTAAAACATGGCGGCTTACAAAAACGGGAAGTAGAAGGCATAGACTATAATGTGAACATGGTTGAcgaactttttaaatatatgcatGAAAATAATTACCGAGTGATAGATCTAATGAAATGGCTGGACAAAGATGGCAGCATGAGTGTTAGCAGGGACGAGTTTAAACAAGGGATGAAA ACAGCACAGTTTCCATTGACAGAATTTCAGTTAGACAAAATGGTAGACGAACTAGATATGGATGGTGATGGCGAAGTCGATTTTTC AAAATTAGAAAAGATGTTCG AGAACTACTTGCAGGCGAAAGGATATTCAGGCGGAGAATGA
- the LOC139484446 gene encoding leucine-rich repeat-containing protein 74A-like, whose amino-acid sequence MCANVTSLDLEDNGLFTDGAKYIAEMLHKSRTIIDLNIAENLIGTEGVRAIADVLHVNHKITSLDISGSGLVDTDALVLADILQNAPCLRELILSHNKFCGEGGMILGSAIAMNDTLRILDLSWNHLRGKGAMAIVAALQKNIGLRKLDISWNGYGKDECFILSHALQENTTLKELDISNNRLNQETIKHLLDGIQNGDGLETLRIRGNPVSPELALAIIKVIKESENCRIQQLDMGDIDVNEDFVSLVDDITMYRPFEVLYSNVLKHGGLQKREVEGIDYNVNMVDELFKYMHENNYRVIDLMKWLDKDGSMSVSRDEFKQGMKTAQFPLTEFQLDKMVDELDMDGDGEVDFSELLAGERIFRRRMRRRLEREKANAKRRAEFKRTSVLLTIGEHS is encoded by the exons atgtgcgcCAATG TTACTAGTTTAGATTTAGAAGACAATGGTCTGTTTACAGATGGTGCTAAATATATCGCAGAAATGCTCCATAAAAGTAGAACTATCATTGATCTC aatataGCAGAGAATTTAATTGGTACAGAAGGAGTACGTGCAATAGCAGACGTGTTACATgttaatcataaaattacctCATTAGATATATCAG GAAGTGGTTTAGTAGATACAGATGCACTCGTGCTAGCGGATATTTTGCAA AACGCTCCATGTTTACGTGAATTAATTCTTAGCCATAATAAGTTTTGCGGTGAAGGAGGGATGATTTTAGGATCCGCAATAG CTATGAACGATACCTTAAGAATATTAGATTTAAGTTGGAATCATCTTAGAGGTAAAGGTGCCATGGCCATAGTAGCAGCATTACAG aaaaatattggTCTACGCAAACTAGATATTTCATGGAATGGTTATGGCAAAGATGAATGTTTTATTCTGAGTCATGCGCTGCAAGAAAATACAACACTGAAGGAACTTGATATATCCAATAACCGACTGAATCAGGAAACCATAAAACACCTTTTAGATGGAATACAAAATGGAGACGGTCTGGAAACTCTACGT ATACGAGGTAATCCTGTTTCACCGGAACTAGCACTTGCcataataaaagtaataaaagagTCCGAGAATTGCCGGATACAGCAGTTGGACATGGGG GACATTGACGTCAACGAAGATTTTGTGTCCCTTGTGGATGATATAACAATGTACCGGCCCTTTGAAGTATTATATTCAAACGTGTTAAAACATGGCGGCTTACAAAAACGGGAAGTAGAAGGCATAGACTATAATGTGAACATGGTTGAcgaactttttaaatatatgcatGAAAATAATTACCGAGTGATAGATCTAATGAAATGGCTGGACAAAGATGGCAGCATGAGTGTTAGTAGGGACGAGTTTAAACAAGGGATGAAA ACAGCACAGTTTCCATTGACAGAATTTCAGTTGGACAAAATGGTAGACGAACTAGATATGGATGGTGATGGCGAAGTTGATTTTTC AGAACTACTTGCAGGCGAAAGGATATTCAGGCGGAGAATGAGAAGACGATTAGAAAGGGAaaaagcaaatgcaaaacgcagAGCAGAATTCAAAAGAACGAGTGTACTATTGACAATAGGAGAGCATTCATGA